A window of the Streptomyces sp. NBC_01351 genome harbors these coding sequences:
- a CDS encoding WhiB family transcriptional regulator — translation MTTALLETDTAACRDADPDLFFPAAHAGAEQERRVAAAKELCRGCPIRRRCLTHALEVSESEGIWGGFTARERRRLRAYAASLRALDPRVIDELQAGRSVALPAVDRPAVAHRLSRLGWSLTRIGLALGVEPWAAHTASVTGANAAFYVSAEDGRDGCDGSGGPGGPGPGARRSTG, via the coding sequence ATGACCACTGCTCTGCTCGAGACGGACACCGCGGCCTGCCGCGACGCGGATCCGGACCTGTTCTTCCCCGCCGCTCACGCGGGCGCGGAGCAGGAGCGCCGGGTGGCGGCCGCGAAGGAGCTGTGCCGCGGGTGTCCGATACGGCGGCGCTGCCTGACGCACGCACTGGAGGTGTCCGAAAGCGAGGGGATCTGGGGCGGGTTCACCGCTCGGGAACGGCGCCGGTTGCGTGCGTACGCCGCCAGCCTGCGGGCGCTCGACCCCCGGGTGATCGACGAGCTGCAGGCGGGCCGGTCCGTGGCGTTGCCGGCCGTGGACAGGCCCGCGGTGGCGCACCGGCTGTCCCGGCTCGGATGGAGCCTGACCCGGATCGGCCTGGCGCTCGGGGTGGAGCCCTGGGCCGCCCACACGGCCTCGGTGACGGGGGCGAACGCCGCGTTCTACGTCAGCGCGGAGGACGGCCGCGATGGGTGCGACGGGTCCGGTGGGCCCGGTGGGCCCGGGCCGGGGGCCCGGCGCTCCACCGGATGA
- a CDS encoding TetR/AcrR family transcriptional regulator: MTLSGENGQTAPRARSRRAFDRDKALAVALEEFWTYGYETTSIASLTKAMGINPPSLYAAFGDKRQLFGEAVELYQRTYGTVPASEEVPDARTAVRAVLMRVAADYTDPRHPPGCLIITAATNCGPGSQDVQTDLRTIREATKASLAALIRRDVETGALPGDVDAEGLATFYASVIQGMNQQAVDGASRETLEKVAEAAMRAWPEPGPA, translated from the coding sequence GTGACGCTGAGTGGTGAGAACGGGCAGACGGCCCCCAGGGCGCGGTCCCGCCGCGCCTTCGACCGGGACAAAGCCCTGGCCGTGGCGCTGGAGGAGTTCTGGACGTACGGGTACGAGACCACGTCCATCGCCTCGCTCACCAAGGCCATGGGGATCAACCCGCCCAGCCTGTACGCGGCCTTCGGCGACAAGCGGCAGCTGTTCGGCGAGGCCGTGGAGCTGTACCAGCGCACCTACGGCACGGTCCCCGCGTCGGAGGAGGTCCCCGATGCCCGCACGGCGGTCCGGGCCGTGCTGATGCGCGTGGCGGCGGACTACACGGACCCGCGCCATCCGCCGGGCTGTCTGATCATCACGGCGGCGACGAACTGCGGCCCCGGCTCCCAGGACGTACAGACGGACCTCCGCACGATCCGGGAGGCCACGAAGGCGTCCCTCGCCGCGCTCATCCGCCGGGACGTCGAAACCGGAGCCCTTCCCGGGGATGTGGACGCGGAGGGCCTCGCCACCTTCTACGCGTCGGTCATCCAGGGCATGAACCAGCAGGCGGTCGACGGGGCGTCCCGCGAGACGCTGGAAAAGGTCGCGGAGGCCGCGATGAGGGCCTGGCCGGAGCCCGGTCCCGCCTGA
- a CDS encoding alpha/beta fold hydrolase, whose translation MTTAPLTPLAPHTPYARTVRGSGPGLLLAHGAGGGIEANYGPIMDGLAARHTVVGVDYPGAGATPTARTPLELDELADQLVAAADAEGLDTFALSGYSLGGPVAVRVAARHPERVTSLVLSATFARVDTRTELAASIWQQLFASGEHTLLAQYMTLLAFGTPALNSFTPAQLRTAAEQTAPSIPPGTGDQVDLVRRADVRADLAAITAPTLVVVTTADSLIPAALQHEVAAAIPGAVTAELPTGHLPFLEQPGEWLDLITGFLGRR comes from the coding sequence ATGACCACCGCACCCCTCACCCCCCTCGCCCCCCACACCCCCTACGCCCGCACCGTCCGCGGATCCGGCCCCGGCCTCCTCCTCGCCCACGGCGCGGGCGGCGGCATCGAGGCCAACTACGGGCCGATCATGGACGGGCTCGCCGCGCGGCACACCGTCGTCGGGGTCGACTACCCGGGCGCCGGCGCCACCCCCACCGCCCGGACTCCCCTGGAACTCGACGAGCTGGCCGATCAGTTGGTCGCGGCGGCGGATGCCGAAGGCCTCGATACGTTCGCCCTCTCGGGCTATTCCCTGGGCGGCCCGGTCGCCGTTCGCGTGGCCGCCCGCCACCCCGAGCGGGTCACCTCGCTCGTCCTGAGCGCCACCTTCGCCCGCGTGGACACCCGCACCGAGCTGGCCGCATCCATCTGGCAGCAGCTCTTCGCCTCCGGCGAGCACACGCTGCTCGCCCAGTACATGACCCTGCTGGCCTTCGGCACTCCCGCCCTGAACTCCTTCACCCCCGCCCAGCTCCGCACCGCCGCCGAACAGACCGCCCCCTCGATCCCCCCGGGCACCGGTGATCAGGTCGACCTGGTGCGGCGCGCCGACGTGCGGGCGGACCTCGCCGCCATCACCGCGCCGACCCTCGTCGTCGTCACCACCGCCGACTCCCTCATCCCGGCCGCCCTCCAGCACGAGGTGGCAGCCGCCATCCCCGGCGCCGTCACCGCCGAACTCCCGACCGGGCACCTGCCCTTCCTGGAGCAGCCCGGGGAATGGCTGGATCTCATCACCGGCTTCCTCGGCCGCCGGTAG
- a CDS encoding O-acetyl-ADP-ribose deacetylase, with product MLRVTLVQGDITTEHVDAIVNAANSSLLGGGGVDGAIHRRGGPEILEACRVLRRSHYGKGLPTGRAVATTAGRLPAQWVIHTVGPVWSREEDRSELLASCYRESLRVADELGARTVAFPAISTGVYGWPMDDGARIAVETVRSAKTEVEEVRFVLFDERAFQVFVERTHTS from the coding sequence ATGCTGCGAGTGACCCTGGTCCAGGGCGACATCACCACCGAGCACGTGGACGCGATCGTCAACGCCGCGAACTCCTCCCTGCTCGGGGGCGGGGGAGTGGACGGCGCGATCCACCGCCGGGGCGGCCCCGAGATCCTCGAAGCCTGCCGGGTCCTGCGCCGCTCGCACTACGGCAAGGGCCTCCCGACCGGCCGCGCCGTGGCCACCACCGCGGGCCGCCTCCCGGCCCAATGGGTGATCCACACCGTGGGTCCGGTCTGGTCGCGGGAGGAGGACCGCTCCGAGCTGCTCGCCTCCTGCTACCGCGAATCCCTGCGGGTCGCCGACGAGTTGGGGGCGCGGACGGTGGCCTTCCCGGCGATCTCGACGGGCGTCTACGGCTGGCCCATGGACGACGGCGCCCGGATCGCCGTCGAGACCGTGCGGAGCGCGAAGACGGAGGTGGAGGAGGTCCGCTTCGTCCTCTTCGACGAGCGGGCGTTCCAGGTGTTCGTCGAGCGGACCCACACCTCGTAG
- a CDS encoding phytoene desaturase family protein, producing the protein MPSILDAVVVGAGPNGLTAAVELARRGFSVAVFEAGETVGGGARTEELTLPGFRHDPCSAVHPLGIGSPVFATMPLKRYGLEWLHAPLPMAHPFDDGTAAVLSRSVAETAASFGPRDAGTYRRLVEPFLGKWDTLARDFMSLPSTALPRDPLTLARFGLTGLPPSTWLLRRFQDDRARALISGLVAHVIAPLGGFATGAVGMVFALAAHANGWPMPRGGSQSISDALASYLRDLGGTIHTGFEVKRLDDLPPARAYVFDTSPTALARIARLGRAYDGYKYGASVFKIDYALDGPVPWTAEEPRRAGTVQVGPNTRDIDAALQLATSGRAPRNPFLITAQPSLVDPGRAPEGKHVFWAYGHVPAGWDGDLTDAVERQLERFAPGFRDLVLARATAGPPQLAARNPNYVGGDIACGAATGLQLVLRPKLSLTPYTTAHPAVFLCSSATPPGPGVHGMSGHNAAKAVWRRLRAAS; encoded by the coding sequence GTGCCGTCGATTCTCGATGCGGTCGTGGTGGGGGCGGGGCCCAACGGGCTGACGGCCGCCGTGGAACTGGCCCGGCGCGGCTTCTCGGTGGCCGTCTTCGAAGCCGGGGAGACGGTCGGCGGAGGGGCCCGGACCGAGGAGCTCACCCTGCCGGGCTTCCGGCACGACCCGTGCTCGGCGGTGCACCCGCTCGGCATCGGCTCGCCGGTCTTCGCCACGATGCCGCTCAAGCGGTACGGGCTGGAGTGGCTGCACGCCCCGCTGCCCATGGCACACCCCTTCGACGACGGCACGGCTGCCGTGCTGTCCCGCTCGGTCGCCGAGACGGCGGCCTCATTCGGGCCGCGCGACGCGGGCACGTACCGGCGCCTAGTCGAACCGTTCCTCGGCAAATGGGACACCCTCGCCCGGGACTTCATGTCCCTGCCGAGCACCGCGCTGCCCCGAGATCCGCTCACCCTCGCCCGGTTCGGACTCACCGGGCTGCCGCCCTCCACCTGGCTGCTGCGCCGCTTCCAGGACGACCGGGCGCGGGCGCTGATCTCCGGGCTCGTCGCGCACGTCATCGCCCCGCTCGGCGGGTTCGCCACCGGCGCGGTCGGCATGGTCTTCGCCCTCGCCGCGCACGCGAACGGCTGGCCGATGCCGCGCGGCGGCTCGCAGTCGATCTCCGACGCGCTCGCCTCGTACCTGCGCGACCTCGGCGGCACGATCCACACCGGCTTCGAGGTCAAGCGGCTCGACGACCTCCCGCCGGCCCGCGCGTACGTCTTCGACACCTCGCCGACCGCGCTGGCCCGGATCGCCCGCCTGGGGCGCGCGTACGACGGCTACAAGTACGGCGCCTCCGTGTTCAAGATCGACTACGCGCTGGACGGCCCCGTCCCGTGGACCGCGGAGGAGCCCCGCCGCGCCGGCACCGTCCAGGTCGGCCCGAACACCCGGGACATCGACGCCGCCCTCCAGCTCGCCACGAGCGGCCGGGCCCCCCGCAACCCCTTCCTCATCACGGCGCAGCCCAGCCTCGTCGACCCGGGCCGGGCGCCCGAGGGCAAGCACGTGTTCTGGGCGTACGGACACGTCCCCGCGGGCTGGGACGGCGACCTCACCGACGCCGTCGAACGCCAACTGGAGCGCTTCGCGCCGGGTTTCCGCGACCTGGTCCTGGCCCGCGCCACGGCCGGCCCGCCACAGCTCGCCGCCCGCAACCCCAACTACGTGGGAGGGGACATCGCGTGCGGCGCCGCCACGGGCCTCCAGCTGGTGCTGCGGCCGAAGCTCTCCCTCACCCCGTACACGACGGCCCACCCGGCGGTCTTCCTCTGCTCCTCCGCGACCCCGCCGGGACCGGGCGTCCACGGGATGTCCGGCCACAACGCCGCGAAGGCGGTCTGGCGCCGGCTGCGCGCCGCTTCCTGA
- a CDS encoding inositol monophosphatase family protein — MINEFLAKGLPDVEEAVRKAAAVEIMPRFRQLADHEVDEKSGPHDLVTVADRKAEEHLTASLTRLLPGSAVVGEEAVHADPTVYGALRGDAPVWIVDPVDGTRQFVAGDAGFCTLVALAHRGEILASWTFAPALEELATAVRGEGAYVNGERILCGSPEAGAELRVAIAHPLYTSDEHKRVLGRLDVPGVAARPCGSAGLEYLKVARGEMDGLAFTWPSAWDHAAGLLLVTEAGGAHSTVDGVPFRVDLDNALPFAVGRDEATTVRIRDLLRGQ, encoded by the coding sequence ATGATCAATGAGTTCCTGGCCAAGGGCCTGCCCGATGTGGAAGAGGCCGTCCGCAAGGCGGCGGCGGTCGAGATCATGCCGAGGTTCCGACAGCTGGCCGACCACGAGGTCGACGAGAAGAGCGGCCCGCACGACCTGGTGACCGTCGCCGACCGCAAGGCCGAGGAGCACCTGACGGCCTCCCTGACCCGGCTGCTGCCCGGCTCCGCCGTGGTCGGCGAGGAAGCCGTGCACGCCGACCCGACGGTCTACGGCGCGCTGCGCGGGGACGCCCCGGTGTGGATCGTGGACCCGGTCGACGGCACCCGGCAGTTCGTCGCCGGCGACGCCGGCTTCTGCACCCTGGTGGCGCTGGCCCACCGCGGGGAGATCCTCGCCTCCTGGACCTTCGCCCCCGCCCTGGAGGAGCTGGCCACCGCCGTGCGCGGGGAGGGCGCGTACGTCAACGGCGAGCGGATCCTGTGCGGTTCGCCCGAGGCGGGCGCCGAACTGCGGGTCGCCATCGCCCACCCGCTGTACACCTCCGACGAGCACAAGCGCGTCCTGGGCCGGCTGGACGTGCCCGGGGTCGCGGCCCGGCCCTGCGGTTCGGCGGGCCTGGAGTACCTGAAGGTGGCCCGCGGCGAGATGGACGGCCTGGCCTTCACCTGGCCTTCGGCCTGGGACCACGCGGCCGGGCTGCTCCTGGTCACCGAGGCGGGCGGCGCGCACAGCACCGTCGACGGGGTCCCCTTCCGAGTGGACCTGGACAACGCGCTGCCGTTCGCGGTCGGCCGCGACGAGGCCACCACCGTACGGATCCGCGACCTGCTGCGCGGTCAGTAG
- a CDS encoding alpha/beta hydrolase has product MRRPSVPRRALALFAAAAALAVAVPAAPAGAAAVAAAASGTAAASALPSLPAPNAHGLTLRTWSTAAGQSERMGDASLTTAAIFAPHGGTPSIDPVQVSVRVRILLPEDYRRDRARPYPVLYLLHGGSGDVEQWSKPDEGNVTAALAGSAFPGIVVMPEAGKAGWYSDWPGHTDGFFAPQWETFHVKQLVPWIDANFNTVRAASGRAVAGVSMGGYGALRYAGRYPEVYSAVGAFSAGTDIYHPGAQRVIADSTWMAGASILWTGLFDGKFRVTGDTPYRMATVFGPPSGWPSLNPANLALDGKYAPYGGRMALYAGGAGGVGETDIGAGAAALHQDLKDRGVSHRYCRGAGEHQWPYWVPELKDFVAFVYGTKPQTCPNGWGAETP; this is encoded by the coding sequence GTGCGCCGTCCGTCCGTCCCGCGCCGCGCCCTGGCGCTGTTCGCCGCCGCGGCCGCACTCGCGGTGGCCGTACCCGCCGCCCCCGCCGGGGCCGCCGCGGTGGCCGCGGCGGCGAGCGGGACCGCCGCGGCATCGGCCCTGCCCTCGCTGCCCGCGCCCAACGCCCACGGGCTGACCCTGCGCACCTGGTCCACCGCCGCCGGCCAGAGCGAGCGGATGGGCGACGCCTCCCTCACCACCGCCGCGATCTTCGCCCCGCACGGCGGGACCCCGTCGATCGACCCGGTGCAGGTGTCGGTGCGCGTCCGGATCCTGCTGCCGGAGGACTACCGGCGCGACCGGGCCCGCCCCTACCCCGTGCTCTACCTGCTGCACGGCGGCAGCGGCGACGTCGAGCAGTGGTCGAAGCCCGACGAGGGCAACGTCACCGCCGCCCTGGCCGGTTCGGCCTTCCCGGGCATCGTCGTGATGCCGGAGGCCGGCAAGGCGGGCTGGTACAGCGACTGGCCCGGCCACACGGACGGCTTCTTCGCCCCGCAGTGGGAGACCTTCCACGTCAAGCAGCTGGTCCCGTGGATCGACGCCAACTTCAACACGGTGCGCGCCGCCTCCGGGCGGGCCGTCGCGGGAGTCTCGATGGGCGGGTACGGGGCCCTGCGCTACGCGGGCCGGTACCCGGAGGTGTACTCCGCCGTGGGCGCCTTCTCGGCCGGTACGGACATCTACCATCCCGGCGCCCAGCGCGTCATCGCCGACTCCACCTGGATGGCGGGCGCCTCCATCCTGTGGACGGGCCTGTTCGACGGCAAGTTCCGGGTGACGGGCGACACCCCGTACCGCATGGCGACGGTCTTCGGCCCGCCCTCCGGCTGGCCTTCCCTCAACCCGGCCAACCTCGCGCTGGACGGCAAGTACGCCCCGTACGGCGGGCGGATGGCCCTCTACGCGGGCGGCGCGGGCGGCGTCGGCGAGACGGACATCGGCGCGGGCGCCGCCGCCCTCCACCAGGACCTGAAGGACCGCGGCGTCAGCCACCGCTACTGCCGGGGCGCGGGCGAGCACCAGTGGCCGTACTGGGTCCCGGAGCTCAAGGACTTCGTGGCCTTCGTCTACGGCACGAAGCCGCAGACGTGCCCGAACGGCTGGGGCGCGGAGACCCCGTAG
- a CDS encoding arylamine N-acetyltransferase family protein yields MTTNDDATAWQGGLLDLDAYLRRTGYDGELAPTLDVLRALTRAHITSIPFETVEIVLGRPIPLDLRDVQDKLVHARRGGYCYEHSVLLAAVLERVGFRVTGLASRVRIGTEALRPATHAMLRVETAETPETGKVWICDPGFGRNPIEPMELADGAEASLGDWGFRLNRTLTETGNLQYTMRSRGADGWFDLHAFTLDQRYAPDWMVANHFLSTHVRSPFAGRLLVQQMRDREHLALDGSSLTTTLPDGTATTTAFAPEEVPEVLREVFGMHLPHSDHAELIARVYVARQAVALYPATVHPPAQNVPHLWAHRPGRRMGTSIC; encoded by the coding sequence ATGACGACGAACGACGATGCCACGGCCTGGCAGGGCGGCCTCCTCGACCTGGACGCGTACCTCCGGCGTACCGGATACGACGGAGAGCTCGCGCCCACCCTCGACGTTCTGCGGGCGCTGACACGCGCGCACATCACCTCGATCCCCTTCGAGACCGTCGAGATCGTGCTCGGCCGGCCGATCCCCCTTGATCTGCGCGATGTTCAGGACAAGCTGGTCCACGCGCGCCGCGGCGGCTACTGCTACGAGCACAGCGTGCTGCTGGCGGCGGTGCTGGAGCGCGTCGGGTTCCGGGTGACGGGGCTGGCCTCGCGGGTGCGCATCGGTACCGAGGCGCTCCGCCCGGCCACCCACGCGATGCTGCGCGTGGAGACGGCCGAGACGCCCGAGACCGGCAAGGTCTGGATCTGCGACCCGGGCTTCGGCCGCAACCCCATCGAGCCCATGGAACTGGCCGACGGCGCCGAGGCCTCCCTGGGCGACTGGGGATTCCGGCTGAACCGGACCCTCACCGAGACCGGCAACCTGCAGTACACGATGCGCTCGCGCGGCGCCGACGGGTGGTTCGACCTGCACGCCTTCACCCTCGACCAGCGGTACGCGCCGGACTGGATGGTGGCCAACCACTTCCTGTCCACGCACGTCCGCTCCCCGTTCGCGGGGCGCCTCCTCGTGCAGCAGATGCGCGACCGGGAGCACCTCGCCCTGGACGGCAGCTCCCTCACCACGACGCTGCCGGACGGCACGGCCACGACGACCGCGTTCGCCCCGGAGGAGGTTCCCGAGGTCTTGCGCGAGGTGTTCGGCATGCACCTGCCCCACTCGGACCACGCCGAGCTCATCGCCCGGGTGTACGTGGCCCGTCAGGCCGTCGCCCTGTACCCGGCGACCGTGCACCCCCCGGCGCAGAACGTCCCGCACCTGTGGGCACACCGCCCCGGGCGCAGGATGGGCACCTCCATCTGCTGA
- a CDS encoding TIGR03842 family LLM class F420-dependent oxidoreductase, which produces MDFGLVLQTDPPASQVISLMKRAERNGFRYGWTFDSAVLWQEPFVIYSQILANTQKLHIGPMVTNPGTRTWEVTASTFATLNDMYGNRTVCGIGRGDSAMRVAGRKPNTLARLGEAIDVIRDLAEGREAVVDGSPIRIPWVREGKLPVWMAAYGPKALALAGQKADGFILQLADLYLTEWMVKSVREAAVEAGRDPAEITICVAAPAYVGEDLAHARDQCRWFGGMVGNHVADLVGRYGEHSSMVPDELTEYIKARQGYDYSHHGRADNPDTAFVPDEIVDRFCLLGPAEAHIEKLRALRDLGVDQFAVYDMHDAREATIDAYGRHVIPELAG; this is translated from the coding sequence ATGGACTTCGGCCTCGTCCTGCAAACCGATCCGCCCGCCTCCCAGGTGATCAGCCTCATGAAGCGCGCCGAGCGCAACGGCTTCCGCTACGGCTGGACCTTCGACTCGGCGGTCCTCTGGCAGGAACCGTTCGTCATCTACAGCCAGATCCTCGCCAACACGCAGAAACTGCACATCGGCCCGATGGTCACCAATCCGGGCACCCGTACCTGGGAGGTGACCGCCTCCACCTTCGCCACCCTCAACGACATGTACGGCAACCGCACCGTCTGCGGGATCGGGCGCGGCGACTCGGCGATGCGGGTGGCCGGGCGCAAGCCCAACACCCTGGCCCGGCTCGGCGAGGCCATCGACGTCATCCGGGACCTGGCCGAGGGCCGCGAGGCCGTGGTCGACGGAAGCCCGATCCGGATCCCCTGGGTCCGGGAGGGGAAGCTCCCCGTCTGGATGGCGGCGTACGGGCCGAAGGCCCTCGCGCTCGCCGGTCAGAAGGCCGACGGGTTCATCCTCCAGCTCGCCGACCTCTATCTCACCGAGTGGATGGTCAAATCGGTCCGGGAGGCCGCGGTCGAGGCCGGCCGCGACCCGGCGGAGATCACCATCTGCGTGGCGGCCCCCGCGTACGTCGGCGAGGACCTCGCGCACGCCCGCGACCAGTGCCGCTGGTTCGGCGGGATGGTCGGCAACCACGTCGCCGACCTCGTCGGCCGCTACGGCGAGCACTCCTCGATGGTCCCGGACGAGCTCACCGAGTACATCAAGGCCCGCCAGGGCTACGACTACAGCCACCACGGCCGGGCCGACAATCCCGACACGGCGTTCGTGCCGGACGAGATCGTCGACCGATTCTGCCTGCTCGGCCCGGCAGAGGCCCACATCGAGAAGCTGCGGGCCCTGCGCGACCTCGGCGTCGACCAGTTCGCGGTGTACGACATGCACGACGCGAGGGAGGCCACGATCGACGCCTACGGCCGGCACGTCATCCCGGAGCTCGCCGGCTGA
- the hydA gene encoding dihydropyrimidinase, which yields MSIRTLIRGGLVVTAADELHADVLIEDGRVAALAAHGSAAAEAWTADRTIDASGKYVIPGGVDAHTHMELPFGGTSASDTFETGTRAAAWGGTTTIVDFAVQGVGHALREGLDAWYAKADGQCAIDYAFHMILSDVNEGTLKEMDLLIGEGVTSFKLFMAYPGVFYSDDGQILRAMQRASGNGGLIMMHAENGIAIDVLVEQALARGETDPRHHGEVRRVLLEAEATHRAIQLARVAGSPLYVVHVSAEEAVAELAAARDKGLPVFGETCPQYLFLSTDNLEEPDFQGAKYVCSTPLRPREHQAALWRGLRTNDLQVVSTDHCPFCFRGQKELGRGDFSKIPNGLPGVENRMDLLHQAVLDGHISRRRWIEIACATPARMFGLYPQKGTIAPGSDADIVLYDPHAEQVISAETHHMNVDYSAYEGKRITGRVDTVLSRGELVIDQREFTGRAGHGVYIPRSTCQYL from the coding sequence ATGAGCATCCGCACCCTGATCCGCGGCGGCCTCGTCGTCACCGCCGCCGACGAACTCCACGCGGACGTCCTCATCGAGGACGGCCGCGTGGCGGCCCTCGCCGCGCACGGCTCGGCGGCCGCCGAGGCCTGGACGGCCGACCGCACGATCGACGCGAGCGGGAAGTACGTCATCCCCGGCGGGGTCGACGCGCACACCCACATGGAGCTGCCCTTCGGCGGCACCTCCGCCTCGGACACCTTCGAGACCGGGACCAGGGCGGCCGCCTGGGGCGGCACCACCACCATCGTCGACTTCGCGGTACAGGGCGTGGGCCACGCCCTGCGCGAGGGCCTCGACGCCTGGTACGCCAAGGCCGACGGGCAGTGCGCGATCGACTACGCCTTCCACATGATCCTCTCGGACGTCAACGAGGGCACCCTGAAGGAGATGGACCTCCTCATCGGGGAGGGCGTCACCTCCTTCAAGCTGTTCATGGCCTACCCCGGCGTCTTCTACAGCGATGACGGCCAGATCCTGCGCGCCATGCAGCGGGCCTCCGGCAACGGCGGGCTGATCATGATGCACGCCGAGAACGGCATCGCGATCGACGTCCTCGTCGAACAGGCCCTGGCGCGCGGGGAGACCGACCCCCGCCACCACGGCGAGGTCCGCAGGGTGCTCCTCGAAGCGGAGGCCACGCACCGGGCGATCCAGCTCGCCCGGGTCGCCGGCTCCCCGCTGTACGTCGTCCACGTCTCGGCGGAGGAGGCGGTGGCCGAGCTGGCCGCGGCCCGCGACAAGGGGCTGCCCGTCTTCGGGGAGACCTGCCCGCAGTACCTCTTCCTGTCCACCGACAACCTCGAAGAGCCGGACTTCCAGGGCGCCAAGTACGTCTGCTCCACGCCGCTGCGGCCCCGCGAGCACCAGGCGGCGCTGTGGCGGGGGTTGCGGACCAACGACCTCCAGGTGGTCTCCACCGACCACTGCCCGTTCTGCTTCCGGGGGCAGAAGGAGCTGGGCCGCGGGGACTTCTCGAAGATCCCGAACGGGCTGCCGGGGGTGGAGAACCGCATGGACCTCCTCCACCAGGCCGTCCTGGACGGGCACATCAGCCGCCGCCGCTGGATCGAGATCGCCTGCGCGACCCCGGCCCGGATGTTCGGCCTCTACCCGCAGAAGGGCACGATCGCGCCGGGCTCCGACGCCGACATCGTCCTCTACGATCCGCACGCCGAGCAGGTCATCTCCGCCGAGACCCACCACATGAACGTGGACTACTCGGCGTACGAGGGCAAGCGGATCACCGGACGCGTCGACACCGTGCTCTCGCGCGGCGAACTCGTCATCGACCAGCGCGAATTCACCGGCCGGGCCGGCCACGGGGTGTACATCCCCCGCTCCACCTGCCAGTACCTGTAA
- a CDS encoding aspartate aminotransferase family protein, whose amino-acid sequence MTNPTPLHSRHRTVLPDWLALYYKHPIELTHGEGRHVWDAEGNRYLDFFGGILTTMTAHALPEVTKAVAEQAGRIIHSSTLYLNRPMIELAERVSALSGIPDARVFFTTSGTEANDTALLLATTYRRSNQILAMRNSYHGRSFSTVSITGNRGWSPTSLSPLQTYYVHGAVRTRGPLAHLDDAAFTAAAVADLEDVLGQARGGVAALIAEPIQGVGGFTSPPDGLYGAFREVLDRHGILWISDEVQTGWGRTGEHFWGWQAHAQNGPPDILTFAKGIGNGMSIGGVVARAEVMNCIDSNSISTFGGSPVTMAAGVANLAYLLEHDLQGNARRVGGLLLERLRAIAAHVPAVREVRGRGLMAGLELTKPGTDQADPDAATAVQEAAREGGLLIGKGGGHNTSVLRIAPPLSLTVTEAEEGAEILEQALRSIQ is encoded by the coding sequence GTGACCAACCCCACCCCGCTCCACAGCCGCCACCGCACCGTCCTGCCCGACTGGCTCGCGCTCTACTACAAGCACCCCATCGAGCTCACCCACGGCGAGGGCCGCCACGTCTGGGACGCCGAGGGCAACCGCTACCTCGACTTCTTCGGCGGCATCCTCACCACGATGACCGCCCACGCGCTGCCCGAGGTCACCAAGGCCGTCGCCGAACAGGCCGGGCGGATCATCCACTCCTCCACCCTCTACCTCAACCGGCCGATGATCGAACTGGCCGAGCGCGTCTCGGCGTTGTCCGGCATCCCCGACGCCCGGGTCTTCTTCACCACCTCCGGCACCGAGGCCAACGACACCGCCCTGCTGCTCGCGACGACGTACCGCCGCTCCAACCAGATCCTGGCGATGCGCAACAGCTACCACGGCCGGTCCTTCTCCACCGTCTCGATCACCGGCAACCGGGGCTGGTCCCCGACCAGCCTCTCCCCGCTCCAGACGTACTACGTCCACGGCGCGGTCCGCACCCGCGGCCCCCTCGCCCACCTCGACGACGCCGCCTTCACCGCGGCCGCCGTCGCGGACCTGGAAGACGTACTGGGCCAGGCCCGCGGAGGAGTCGCCGCCCTCATCGCCGAGCCGATCCAGGGCGTCGGCGGCTTCACCTCCCCGCCCGACGGCCTGTACGGGGCCTTCCGCGAGGTCCTCGACCGGCACGGCATCCTGTGGATCAGCGACGAGGTGCAGACCGGCTGGGGCCGTACGGGCGAACACTTCTGGGGCTGGCAGGCCCACGCGCAGAACGGCCCGCCGGACATCCTCACCTTCGCCAAGGGCATCGGCAACGGCATGTCGATCGGTGGAGTCGTGGCCCGCGCAGAGGTGATGAACTGCATCGACTCCAACTCCATCTCCACCTTCGGCGGTTCCCCCGTCACCATGGCCGCCGGCGTCGCCAACCTCGCCTACCTGCTGGAACACGACCTCCAGGGCAACGCCCGCCGCGTCGGCGGCCTGCTCCTGGAGCGGCTGCGCGCCATCGCAGCCCACGTGCCCGCCGTACGGGAGGTCCGCGGCCGTGGCCTGATGGCCGGCCTGGAGCTGACGAAGCCCGGCACCGACCAGGCCGACCCCGACGCGGCCACCGCCGTACAGGAAGCCGCCCGCGAAGGCGGCCTGCTGATCGGCAAGGGCGGCGGCCACAACACCAGCGTGCTGCGCATCGCGCCGCCGCTCTCCCTCACCGTCACCGAGGCGGAAGAGGGCGCCGAGATCCTCGAACAGGCCTTGCGCAGCATCCAGTAG